One genomic window of Streptomyces sp. WP-1 includes the following:
- a CDS encoding MFS transporter, with amino-acid sequence MSQTTAAAGGRTAPVPIGARLDRMPITPLHRRLTAVIGVGLFFDTFENNLSGTIGKVLQSDFGFGTTSLKLVLASAFVGQFIGSLTLGRIADRFGRRRAFLVNLAIYSACSLLGAFAPNAAWLIVTRFLAGLGIGAEQALSDCYLADVLPASKRGRFIAWAYTLAFCGVPAVGFAALWLVPLSPLGVAGWRWLFVLGALGSAAVWVLRRQLIESPRWLAATGRTEEADRLVARLEAEAAGQGLPLDPPAPQQDTGTPAGQTRLRDIFRPGLLRRTLVLWVFCVLSVVGYYGFGTLAPQIVAAKGYGVVAGLGFTALSFLGYPVGSALVLPIVDRMERRTLVALSAAAMVVAGLGFAYAGSAELIVLCGFAYTLFSNVFSSVSHVYLSEQYPTEIRATAAGAAYSLSKLSAGALPFALLPVLDAHGPGALFAVIAAAMAVLAVTVLSLGERTTGVSLK; translated from the coding sequence ATGTCCCAGACCACCGCCGCGGCCGGCGGTCGCACCGCTCCCGTCCCGATCGGCGCCCGCCTGGACCGCATGCCGATCACTCCCCTGCACCGAAGACTCACCGCGGTCATCGGTGTCGGCCTGTTCTTCGACACCTTCGAGAACAACCTCTCCGGCACCATCGGCAAGGTGCTGCAGAGCGACTTCGGCTTCGGCACGACCTCGCTCAAACTCGTCCTGGCCTCCGCGTTCGTCGGCCAGTTCATCGGATCCCTGACGCTCGGCCGGATCGCGGACCGGTTCGGCCGGCGTCGGGCCTTCCTGGTCAACCTGGCGATCTACTCGGCCTGTTCACTGCTCGGCGCCTTCGCCCCGAACGCCGCCTGGCTGATCGTCACCCGCTTCCTCGCCGGCCTCGGCATCGGCGCCGAACAGGCCCTGTCCGACTGCTACCTGGCGGACGTCCTGCCCGCCTCCAAGCGCGGCCGGTTCATCGCCTGGGCCTACACCCTCGCCTTCTGCGGGGTCCCCGCGGTCGGCTTCGCCGCCCTGTGGCTGGTGCCGCTCTCCCCGCTCGGGGTGGCCGGCTGGCGCTGGCTGTTCGTGCTCGGCGCCCTCGGCTCCGCCGCCGTCTGGGTGCTGCGCCGCCAGCTGATCGAGTCCCCGCGCTGGCTCGCCGCCACCGGCCGCACCGAGGAGGCCGACCGGCTGGTCGCCCGCCTGGAGGCCGAGGCGGCCGGACAGGGGCTGCCCCTGGACCCGCCCGCCCCGCAGCAGGACACCGGGACCCCCGCGGGGCAGACCCGCCTGCGCGACATCTTCCGGCCCGGTCTGCTGCGCCGCACCCTCGTGCTCTGGGTGTTCTGCGTCCTGTCCGTCGTCGGCTACTACGGCTTCGGCACCCTCGCCCCGCAGATCGTCGCCGCCAAGGGTTACGGCGTCGTCGCCGGGCTCGGCTTCACCGCGCTGTCCTTCCTCGGCTACCCGGTGGGCTCCGCGCTGGTGCTGCCGATCGTGGACCGCATGGAGCGCCGTACCCTCGTCGCCCTCTCGGCCGCCGCGATGGTGGTCGCGGGGCTCGGCTTCGCCTACGCCGGGTCCGCGGAACTCATCGTGCTGTGCGGGTTCGCCTACACCCTGTTCAGCAACGTCTTCTCCAGCGTCTCGCACGTCTACCTCTCCGAGCAGTACCCGACCGAGATCCGGGCCACCGCCGCGGGCGCCGCGTACTCGCTGTCCAAACTCAGCGCCGGCGCCCTGCCGTTCGCGCTGCTGCCGGTCCTCGACGCGCACGGCCCCGGCGCGCTGTTCGCCGTCATCGCCGCCGCCATGGCCGTCCTCGCCGTCACCGTGCTGTCCCTCGGCGAGCGCACCACCGGTGTGTCCCTGAAGTGA
- a CDS encoding acyl-CoA desaturase — translation MQRPHIQEAVAAAAPGGERTGASATFAELLKRVKAEGLLDLDPRYYVGKLALNTALLAIGFVAFFELGNTWWQLLTAVWMGLCGGQSAFMWHDAGHKAMFRSKKAASAVGYVHANLVNGVSYGWWVNHHNRHHSNPNHLDMDPDIGRRTAIFDIKQYPTRKGTQKLVVRYQSVMFFVLLVLEGFKMLKTAVVSITGGKTKRPLLETSLILLRAAIYLTCVFTVLSPGLAVAFIVVQHAALGVYFGMIFAPNHKGMEVRDGEVETLDWLQRQVLTSRNIRPSLFIDFLYGGLNYQVEHHLFPAMPQKSLPRARELTMEYCAERGVPYHEVGFWRSYREVASFLHKVSAPVRRGDVEEQIRRQAVEAA, via the coding sequence ATGCAGCGTCCGCACATACAGGAAGCCGTGGCCGCGGCCGCACCGGGCGGCGAACGCACCGGCGCGTCGGCCACCTTCGCCGAACTGCTCAAGCGGGTCAAGGCCGAGGGTCTCCTCGATCTGGACCCGCGCTACTACGTGGGCAAGCTCGCCCTCAACACCGCCCTGCTGGCGATCGGGTTCGTCGCGTTCTTCGAACTGGGCAACACCTGGTGGCAGTTGCTCACCGCCGTGTGGATGGGCCTGTGCGGCGGCCAGTCGGCGTTCATGTGGCACGACGCCGGCCACAAGGCCATGTTCCGCAGCAAGAAGGCCGCCTCCGCCGTCGGCTACGTGCACGCCAACCTGGTCAACGGGGTCAGCTACGGCTGGTGGGTCAACCACCACAACCGGCACCACTCCAACCCCAACCACCTCGACATGGACCCGGACATCGGCCGGCGTACCGCCATCTTCGACATCAAGCAGTACCCGACCCGCAAGGGCACCCAGAAGCTCGTGGTGCGCTACCAGAGCGTGATGTTCTTCGTGCTGCTGGTCCTCGAGGGCTTCAAGATGCTGAAGACCGCGGTCGTGTCCATCACCGGCGGCAAGACCAAGCGCCCCCTGCTGGAGACCTCCCTCATCCTGCTGCGCGCCGCCATCTACCTCACCTGCGTCTTCACCGTCCTGTCCCCGGGACTCGCGGTCGCCTTCATCGTCGTCCAGCACGCCGCCCTCGGCGTGTACTTCGGCATGATCTTCGCCCCGAACCACAAGGGCATGGAGGTCCGCGACGGTGAGGTGGAGACCCTGGACTGGCTGCAGCGCCAGGTGCTGACCTCCCGCAACATCCGCCCCAGCCTGTTCATCGACTTCCTGTACGGCGGCCTCAACTACCAGGTCGAGCACCATCTGTTTCCGGCCATGCCGCAGAAGAGCCTGCCCCGGGCCCGCGAGCTGACCATGGAGTACTGCGCCGAACGCGGGGTGCCGTACCACGAGGTCGGCTTCTGGCGCTCGTACCGCGAGGTCGCCTCCTTCCTCCACAAGGTCAGCGCGCCGGTGCGGCGCGGTGACGTCGAGGAGCAGATCCGCCGCCAGGCCGTGGAAGCGGCCTGA
- a CDS encoding DUF2156 domain-containing protein: MTAITTETGADSLILDAIRAHTTSENPSSFLALNSGNSVFTVPGVDGVVVYRRTGRWAVQFGGPFTAEGDYDTLLDAFRTYVRDEGLSLVGVQLQRADAERYAARGCVVNQIGASWAVSLADFTLRGTKFMQLRNKISRALRNGLQIQEVDAAEVADDIAVIDKAWLGSKGGAQQLEFLVGQIGGPAQAQRRLFSGTIDGEPVAYISYSPVYGSRAGWMHDLSRRIPEGSPGLMEAINAHAIEVFRAEGVEWLHFGFTPFTGLDAGHELEGHSPAFQWLMHALWAEGAALYPAQTQLSYKQKWAPDLLIPEYVAFDGPQASLPGFAHIFRACKAF; encoded by the coding sequence ATGACCGCGATCACCACCGAGACCGGTGCGGACAGTCTGATTCTCGACGCGATACGAGCCCACACCACGAGCGAGAACCCGAGTTCCTTCCTCGCGCTCAACAGCGGAAACAGTGTCTTCACCGTCCCAGGCGTGGACGGTGTCGTCGTCTACCGCCGCACCGGCCGCTGGGCCGTGCAGTTCGGCGGCCCGTTCACGGCCGAGGGCGACTACGACACCCTCCTGGACGCCTTCCGGACCTACGTCCGGGACGAGGGCCTGAGCCTGGTCGGCGTGCAGCTCCAGCGCGCCGACGCCGAGCGGTACGCGGCGCGCGGCTGTGTCGTCAACCAGATCGGCGCCTCCTGGGCGGTGAGCCTGGCGGACTTCACGCTGCGCGGCACCAAGTTCATGCAGCTGCGCAACAAGATCTCCCGCGCGCTGCGCAACGGCCTCCAGATCCAGGAGGTCGACGCGGCCGAGGTCGCCGACGACATCGCCGTGATCGACAAGGCGTGGCTCGGCTCCAAGGGCGGCGCGCAGCAGCTGGAGTTCCTGGTCGGCCAGATCGGCGGGCCCGCCCAGGCGCAGCGCCGGCTGTTCAGCGGCACCATCGACGGCGAGCCGGTCGCCTACATCTCGTACTCGCCGGTCTACGGCAGCCGGGCCGGCTGGATGCACGACCTCAGCCGGCGCATCCCCGAGGGCTCCCCGGGCCTGATGGAGGCCATCAACGCGCACGCCATCGAGGTCTTCCGCGCCGAGGGCGTCGAGTGGCTGCACTTCGGTTTCACGCCGTTCACCGGGCTCGACGCCGGTCACGAACTGGAGGGCCACAGCCCGGCGTTCCAGTGGCTGATGCACGCCCTGTGGGCCGAGGGCGCGGCGCTGTACCCGGCGCAGACCCAGCTGTCGTACAAGCAGAAGTGGGCCCCCGACCTGCTGATCCCCGAGTACGTCGCCTTCGACGGACCGCAGGCCTCGCTGCCCGGCTTCGCGCACATCTTCCGCGCCTGCAAGGCGTTCTGA
- a CDS encoding AfsR/SARP family transcriptional regulator, whose amino-acid sequence MLRFSVLGALEIRTAAGEADVCGDLQRTLVQTLLVSEGRPVSGESLAEEMWGETLPDHRANALQAHISRLRRRLRALEPDRPASRVTIHPAGYRLSVGEGELDAAEFVRAVRQAESAGPKDPEHTARMLGEALALWRGPVFGGFPGGTMCQLAGARYEEYRMRAMELRFDAELRLGRHASVLAELAEAHTNHSLRERFCEQLMVALYCSGRQADALDVFRRMRRRLDEELGIQPSPALRKVELAILSHDPALTGDHPVPTALQPV is encoded by the coding sequence ATGCTGAGGTTCTCCGTTCTCGGAGCGCTGGAGATACGCACCGCCGCCGGTGAGGCGGACGTGTGCGGCGATCTGCAGCGCACTCTGGTACAGACCCTGCTGGTCAGCGAGGGCCGGCCGGTGTCCGGGGAGAGCCTGGCGGAGGAGATGTGGGGCGAGACCCTGCCCGACCACCGGGCCAACGCCCTCCAGGCGCACATCAGCCGGCTGCGGCGCAGGCTGCGCGCGCTGGAGCCGGACCGCCCGGCCTCCCGGGTGACCATCCATCCGGCCGGCTACCGGCTCAGCGTCGGCGAGGGCGAGCTGGACGCGGCGGAGTTCGTACGGGCCGTACGGCAGGCCGAGTCGGCCGGGCCCAAGGACCCCGAGCACACCGCGCGGATGCTCGGCGAGGCCCTCGCGCTGTGGCGGGGCCCGGTGTTCGGCGGCTTCCCCGGCGGCACCATGTGCCAGCTCGCCGGGGCGCGGTACGAGGAGTACCGGATGCGCGCGATGGAACTGCGCTTCGACGCCGAACTGCGCCTGGGCAGACACGCCTCGGTGCTCGCGGAGCTGGCCGAGGCGCACACCAACCACTCGCTGCGCGAGCGCTTCTGCGAGCAGCTGATGGTCGCCCTGTACTGCTCGGGCCGGCAGGCCGACGCGCTCGACGTGTTCCGCCGGATGCGCCGCAGGCTGGACGAGGAGCTGGGGATCCAGCCGTCGCCCGCGCTGCGCAAGGTGGAGCTGGCGATCCTCTCGCACGATCCGGCGCTCACCGGCGATCACCCGGTCCCGACGGCGTTGCAGCCGGTGTGA
- a CDS encoding acyl-CoA carboxylase subunit beta, with amino-acid sequence MKSHIAELAGIRESVLAGPSEKATAAQHAKGKLTARERIELLLDPGSFQEVEPLRRHRATGFGLEAKKPYTDGVITGWGTVEDRTVFVYAHDFRIFGGALGEAHATKIHKIMDMAIAAGAPLVSLNDGAGARIQEGVTALAGYGGIFRRNTAASGVIPQISVMLGPCAGGAAYSPALTDFVFMVRETSQMFITGPDVVKAVTGEEITQNGLGGADVHAETSGVCHFAYDDEETCLEEVRYLLSLLPGNNRENPPRVECSDPADRRCEALADLVPEDGNRPYDMTKVIEEIVDDGEYLEVHQRWARNIICALARLDGQVVGIIANQPQTLAGVLDIEASEKAARFVQMCDAFSIPLVTLLDVPGFLPGVGQEHGGIIRRGAKLLYAYCNATVPRISLILRKAYGGAYIVMDSQSIGADLTFAWPTNEIAVMGAEGAANVIFRRQIADAEDPEAMRARLVKEYKSELMHPYYAAERGLVDDVIDPAETREVLVRSLAMLRTKHAESPARKHGNPPQ; translated from the coding sequence ATGAAGTCCCATATCGCGGAACTGGCCGGCATACGCGAGAGCGTGCTCGCCGGCCCGAGCGAGAAGGCGACCGCGGCGCAGCACGCCAAGGGCAAGCTGACGGCACGGGAGCGGATCGAACTGCTCCTGGATCCCGGTTCCTTCCAGGAGGTCGAGCCGCTGCGGCGGCACCGGGCCACCGGTTTCGGCCTGGAGGCGAAGAAGCCGTACACGGACGGTGTGATCACCGGCTGGGGCACGGTCGAGGACCGTACGGTCTTCGTCTACGCGCACGACTTCCGGATCTTCGGCGGCGCGCTGGGCGAGGCCCACGCCACCAAGATCCACAAGATCATGGACATGGCCATCGCGGCCGGCGCGCCGCTCGTGTCGCTGAACGACGGCGCGGGCGCCCGCATCCAGGAGGGCGTGACCGCGCTCGCCGGGTACGGCGGCATCTTCCGGCGGAACACCGCCGCCTCCGGGGTGATCCCGCAGATCTCCGTGATGCTCGGCCCGTGCGCGGGCGGCGCCGCCTACTCCCCCGCGCTGACCGACTTCGTCTTCATGGTGCGCGAGACCTCGCAGATGTTCATCACCGGACCCGACGTGGTCAAGGCGGTCACCGGCGAGGAGATCACCCAGAACGGCCTGGGCGGCGCGGATGTGCACGCCGAGACCAGCGGGGTCTGCCACTTCGCCTACGACGACGAGGAGACCTGCCTGGAGGAGGTCCGCTACCTCCTCTCGCTGCTCCCGGGCAACAACCGGGAGAACCCGCCGCGGGTGGAGTGCTCCGACCCGGCCGACCGGCGCTGCGAGGCGCTGGCCGATCTGGTGCCGGAGGACGGCAACCGGCCGTACGACATGACGAAGGTGATCGAGGAGATCGTCGACGACGGCGAGTACCTGGAGGTCCACCAGCGCTGGGCCCGCAACATCATCTGCGCGCTCGCCCGCCTCGACGGCCAGGTCGTCGGCATCATCGCCAACCAGCCGCAGACCCTCGCCGGCGTCCTCGACATCGAGGCGTCCGAGAAGGCCGCGCGTTTCGTGCAGATGTGCGACGCGTTCAGCATCCCACTGGTCACCCTGCTGGACGTGCCGGGCTTCCTGCCGGGCGTCGGCCAGGAGCACGGCGGCATCATCCGCCGGGGCGCGAAGCTGCTGTACGCCTACTGCAACGCCACCGTGCCGCGCATCTCCCTGATCCTGCGCAAGGCGTACGGCGGCGCGTACATCGTGATGGACTCCCAGTCGATCGGCGCGGACCTGACGTTCGCCTGGCCGACGAACGAGATCGCGGTGATGGGCGCGGAGGGCGCGGCCAATGTCATCTTCCGCCGCCAGATCGCCGACGCCGAGGACCCCGAGGCCATGCGCGCGCGGCTGGTCAAGGAGTACAAGTCCGAGCTGATGCACCCCTATTACGCCGCCGAGCGCGGCCTCGTCGACGACGTCATCGATCCCGCCGAGACCCGCGAGGTCCTGGT